From Rhodovibrio salinarum DSM 9154:
GGCGGCGCCACCGATGGGACCGAACGTATTCTGGATAAGGTGCCGAGCGACCTGCACCAGCGTGTGCCGTTGGTGATCGGGTCGCTGACCAAGGTGGAGCGGGTCGCGAAGTACTACACCGACCCCAGCTTCGAGCGCACCCAGTCGCCCTTGTTCGCCGAGCGCGGGCTGTTTCAGAGGTAAGTAACGAGAAAGAGACACGGAGACGGGCAGATGTCGATCCGACATCCGATTATTTCGGTGACCGGGTCCTCCGGGGCCGGGACATCGACGGTCAAACATACATTCGACCAAATCTTCCGGCGTGAGGGGGTGAAGCCGGCGACGATCGAGGGCGATGCCTTCCACCGCTTTAACCGCAAGGACATGAAGGCGGAATTGCATCGCCATGCGGAGGAAAACAACAACACCTTCAGCCACTTTTCGATCGAGGCGAACCGGCTGAAGGATCTGGAGGAGACTTTCCGTGCCTATGGCGAGACCGGCACGGGGCGTACCCGCCACTACGTCCACACCCACCAGGAGGCCGAGCAGCACGGCGTCGATGTCGGGCACTTCACCGAATGGGAGGACCTCGACCCGGACAGCGATCTCTTGTTCTACGAGGGACTCCACGGGGCGGTGAAGACGGAGGACATCAATATCGCCGGCCACGCCGACCTCAAGATCGGGGTCGTCCCGGTAATCAACCTGGAGTGGATCCAGAAGATCCACCGTGACAAGGCCGCCCGCGGCTATTCGACCGAGGATGTCGCGGACACGATCCTGCGCCGGATGCATTCCTACGTGAACGTGATCTGCCCGCAGTTCACCCAGACCGACATCAACTTCCAGCGGGTGCCGGTGGTGGATACCTCCAATCCCTTCATCGCGCGTTGGATCCCAACCCCGGACGAAAGCCTGGTGGTGATCCGCTTCCGCGATCCGCGCGGCATCGACTTTCCGTACCTGATCTCGATGATCCAGGGCAGTTGGATGAGCCGCGCGAACTCGATCGTCATTCCGGGCTCCAAGCTGGACCTCGCGATGCAATTGATCCTGACCCCGATGATCCGGCGGTTGGTCGAACGCGCCCGACGGGCGCACTGACCGCCGGCGGCGAACAGCACCCGGGGCTGCCGTCCGTTTCCGACGACCCCCGCCCTTATATGACCGACGCATGGGAGAGCACCCGATGGAAGGTTCCAGCAACCAGCCGCTCAGCACCAAGGAGCGCTACAAGGAAGGCGTTCTGAACTACCGCGACATGGGCTTCTGGCGTCCGGACTACGAGCCCGTCGAGACCGACATACTGGCCGTCTTCCGGATCACCCCACAGGACGGCGTCGATCCGATCGAGGCCGCGGCCGCCGTGGCGGGCGAAAGCTCCACCGCGACCTGGACGGTGGTCTGGACCGACCGCCTGACTGCTTACGACAAGTACCGCGGCAAGGCCTACCACGTCGAACAGGTCCCGGGCACCGAGGACCAGTGGTTCGCCTACATCGCCTACGACCTGGATCTGTTCGAGCCGGGCTCGATCACCAACGTCACCGCCTCGATCATCGGTAACGTGTTCGGCTTCAAGCCGCTCAAGGGCCTGCGGCTGGAGGACATGCGTTTCCCGGTCGCCTACGTGAAGACGTTCCACGGCCCGGCAACCGGTATCGTCGTCGAGCGTGAGCGGCTGGACAAGTTCGGTCGGCCGCTCTTGGGTGCCACGGTCAAGCCGAAGCTGGGCCTGTCGGGGCGTAACTACGGTCGCGTCGTGTACGAAGCGCTGAAAGGCGGCCTCGACTTCACCAAGGACGACGAGAACATCAACTCGCAGCCGTTCATGCACTGGCGTGACCGCTTCCTCTACTGCATGGAAGCGGTCAACAAGGCCGAGGCGGCGACCGGCGAGATCAAGGGCACCTATCTGAACGTCACCGCCCCGGACATCGAGCAGATGTACGAACGCGCGGAGTTCGCAAAGGAGCTCGGTTCGCCGATCATCATGGTCGACCTAGTGGTCGGCTACACCGGCATCCAGTCGCTCGCCAACTGGTGCCGGCGCAACAACATGATCCTGCACCTGCACCGCGCCGGCCACAGCACCTACACCCGGCAGAAGACCCATGGCGTCTCCTTCCGCGTGATCTCCAAATGGATGCGTCTGATCGGCGTCGACCACATCCACGCCGGTACGGTGGTCGGCAAGCTGGAAGGCGATCCGATGACCACGGCCGGCTACTACGACGTCTGCCGTGAGGAACGGAATCCGAAGAACCTGGAGAAGGGGCTGTTCTTCGACCAGGAGTGGGCGAGTCTGAATCGTACCTTCCCGGTCGCCTCCGGCGGTATCCACGCCGGGCAGATGCACCAGCTGCTGCACTACCTGGGCGAGGACACGATCCTGCAGTTCGGGGGCGGCACGATCGGCCACCCGATGGGCATCGAAGCCGGCGCGACGGCCAACCGCGTTGCGCTCGAGGCGATGATCCTGGCGCGCAACGAGGGCCGGGACATCTGGAACGAGGGGCCGGACATCCTGCGCGAGGCCGCCAAGTGGTGTTCGCCGTTGCAGAAGGCCCTGGATACCTGGGGCGACGTGACCTTCAACTACGCCTCCACCGACAGCCCGGACTACGTCACGACGCCGACCAGCGCGTAACGCCTGTTCCGTACGCAATACCCGCACGCAAGCGAGGACCGACATGCGACTGACCCAGGGCACCTTCTCCTTCCTGCCCGATCTGAGCGACGACCAGATCTACAAGCAGGTGCAGTACGCCATCGACAATGGCTGGGCCGTGAGCCTGGAATACACCGACGATCCGCATCCCCGGAACACCTACTGGGAGATCTGGAACCGTCCGATGTTCGACAATCCAGACGCCCAGGCGCTGATCGAGGAGTTGAAGGAGGCGCGTGCGCAATTCCCGAACTACTACATCCGGATCGTGGCGTTCGATAACAGCCACGGCTGGGAGGCACCGCGCCTGTCCTTCATCGCTCACCGCCCGCCGGAGGAACCGGGCTTCCGCCTGGAGCGCATGGAAGGTCCGCAGCGCCGTCAGCACTTCAGCCTGCAGCCCTATGCCAGCGCCAAGCCAACCGGCCAGCGCTACAAGAGTGCGAAGTAAGGGCTAAGTTCCCCGCGCCGCCATTGGGAGGACTGGGACGGGGAGGTTGCACGGTCCATGCTGGCGGCAACCTCCTCCCCGAATTCCTCTTCCCATTGGCGGCGAGGGAGTCCCGTGTGTGACGTCAAGGAATCCGCCATGGCCGACGACTTTGATCCGCAGCGCCCGAGCCGCCGGCCGCGCACCCAGGCTTCCGGCAC
This genomic window contains:
- a CDS encoding phosphoribulokinase, whose translation is MSIRHPIISVTGSSGAGTSTVKHTFDQIFRREGVKPATIEGDAFHRFNRKDMKAELHRHAEENNNTFSHFSIEANRLKDLEETFRAYGETGTGRTRHYVHTHQEAEQHGVDVGHFTEWEDLDPDSDLLFYEGLHGAVKTEDINIAGHADLKIGVVPVINLEWIQKIHRDKAARGYSTEDVADTILRRMHSYVNVICPQFTQTDINFQRVPVVDTSNPFIARWIPTPDESLVVIRFRDPRGIDFPYLISMIQGSWMSRANSIVIPGSKLDLAMQLILTPMIRRLVERARRAH
- a CDS encoding form I ribulose bisphosphate carboxylase large subunit, which produces MEGSSNQPLSTKERYKEGVLNYRDMGFWRPDYEPVETDILAVFRITPQDGVDPIEAAAAVAGESSTATWTVVWTDRLTAYDKYRGKAYHVEQVPGTEDQWFAYIAYDLDLFEPGSITNVTASIIGNVFGFKPLKGLRLEDMRFPVAYVKTFHGPATGIVVERERLDKFGRPLLGATVKPKLGLSGRNYGRVVYEALKGGLDFTKDDENINSQPFMHWRDRFLYCMEAVNKAEAATGEIKGTYLNVTAPDIEQMYERAEFAKELGSPIIMVDLVVGYTGIQSLANWCRRNNMILHLHRAGHSTYTRQKTHGVSFRVISKWMRLIGVDHIHAGTVVGKLEGDPMTTAGYYDVCREERNPKNLEKGLFFDQEWASLNRTFPVASGGIHAGQMHQLLHYLGEDTILQFGGGTIGHPMGIEAGATANRVALEAMILARNEGRDIWNEGPDILREAAKWCSPLQKALDTWGDVTFNYASTDSPDYVTTPTSA
- a CDS encoding ribulose bisphosphate carboxylase small subunit, whose translation is MRLTQGTFSFLPDLSDDQIYKQVQYAIDNGWAVSLEYTDDPHPRNTYWEIWNRPMFDNPDAQALIEELKEARAQFPNYYIRIVAFDNSHGWEAPRLSFIAHRPPEEPGFRLERMEGPQRRQHFSLQPYASAKPTGQRYKSAK